Within Trichoderma atroviride chromosome 2, complete sequence, the genomic segment GGAATCCGGCCATTCAGAGATGGTTTCCCTCAAGTTCTCCATTAGGCCGGTTGTTGGGCTTGAGAGAGAATGGCGTGGGTGAAGCCCAGATTCGGTCTCACGGCCGCTTGTTTCGGCCATGTTGTCCATGGCACCGCAAATCCCACGGCGTTGATTGAGTTATAAGCTTGAAGCTATGACAAAAGCGTCATGAGTGGACGGCGCCAATAGATGGGAAAATGCCAGCGAACAGAAAGGGCGTATACACGTCAGTGGATATGAGCCCCTTtactctttcttctcccctttcCTTTTCAGTTTGCAGCCTCCATATTGATTTATTTGACAAAGGTGATTAGTTTAGTTCTGAGACACTCAAACCACTACTGGGCTTTCAATTGTTAGTTGAGGCCACGCGACAGGAGAGCAAGTTTAGACTCAGTACGCACAATGAAAACGAATGCACCGGCCACCTCGGCAAGATTTTGGCAGTCAGACTTGAGAAAATGAAATAGCAGCCGCGTGTCACCACAAGAATAAGTGCCTTAATTGAGCGATTGGAAAGACTATTGCATTGTAAGAAATGGAAAATTACCGTCTGAGACACAGAGAtgcgaagctgaagcagtcCAAAACGGTGAGCACTTGCGCATCTGTGTAAAGGGGTTTAGCGCAGTGTCATGGCACTAGTCGACAATAGAATGCTAGGCCAATCTGGGCTATTTTTCTGAGATCAGATCAGCCAGCATTATCTAACCGGGCTTTGAATTAAGTATTTCTCATCAGACTGGCTTTATATCGTTCATTGCACAAGCAATTGGTCATCCGACTATTTGACTATCTTTTTAATTCTCATTCTTGGTTTCTGGGTCAGACCAGCTCTTTATTGTCTTGCTTCTTGCTATGGAAGCATAAAAAATGCGCCGAGTTGTCGTGACCGGCCTGGGGGCCATCACGCCTCTCGGACTCGGAATCCAGAGAACGTGGACTCGCCTCATTGCCGGCGAATCAGGCATCGTCAGCGTTGCGGATCGAGAGCCTCGAGAACGATGGAGAGAGCTGACATGCACCGTTGCAGGCGTCGTTCCGCAAGGGCCTGGCGGCAAGTCCCACGGCTTATGGAAGGCTGGCGACTGGCTCAGTGCCTCGGATCAGCGCCGCATGTCCACCTTTACGCAGTTTGCAGTTGCGGCCAGTGACATGGCCTTGAAAGATGCCGGCTGGGAGGCACTGCggcaggaggagcaggaggcgACTGGAGTGTGCCTCGGGAGCGGTATCGGGAATCTGGAAGAAATGTACGACACGAGCTTGGCTCACGGCAACGGCGTGAGTGACCCCATCTGCATGGATATTCGTATTCACCGTCTGACATGAAGCTCTTGGGCTGTGATCGGAAACAGGGCTACAGAAAAGTGTCACCACTTTTCGTACCCAAGCTCTTGATCAATATGGCAGCAGGGCACATCGCCATGAGACACGGCTTCCAAGGTCCAAATCATGCCGCCACCACAGCTTGCACTACAGGAGCACACTCcattggagatgctgctcgGTTCATCGCCCTGGGAGATGCCGATGTCATGGTTGCCGGCGGAGCAGAATCGTGCATCCACCCTCTCACCTTTGCTGGCTTTGGCAGAGCTCGCTCGCTAGCCACGGCGTACAACGATAAGCCACAAGCAGCATGTCGCCCCTTTGACGCTGATCGAGACGGCTTCGTTCTTGCGGAGGGTGCGGCGGTATGTGTGttggaagagctcgagcACGCAAAGGCCAGAGGAGCCAAGATCTATGCCGAGATAAGCGGATATGGCTGCAGCGGAGATGCGCACCACATGACGGCACcgcgagaagatggccatggAGCGTATCTAGCCATGAAGAAGGCTTTGAAGAGCGCGGGCATCAAGCCGTCGCAAGTCGACTACGTCAACGCACACGCTACAAGCACACAGGTGGGAGACATggccgaagcagcagccatcaagcGCATCATGCTCGGCGAGGAGGGGGTTTCGTCCGAGTCCCAAGTCACAGTCAGCAGCACCAAGGGCTCAATAGGGCATCTGCTGGGTGCGGCGGGTGCCATCGAAGCCCTATTTTGCATTCTGGCAATTCACGAGGTAAGTTGAAAGTTCAATCTCCCGCTTCgtttcagcagcagcagctctgcttTCTCAGGGCAGAAGCTAACAAAGATGGAAATAATCAGGGAATTGTGCCAGCTACACTGAATttagagaagaagagtgtaGATGCCAACTTCAACTTTGTGCCTCTGGCATCTCAGGAAAAGGAAGTCAAGGTTGCACTAAGCAATAGCTTTGGGTTTGGTGGAACCAACAGCACCCTTGTGTTTTCCAAGTTTGAGTGAGTGCCTGTCTACCATCTCTACGAACAGCAGCACCACTTTGTATAACCACCCATGTATACCTATTGAAGGGACAAACGGATAAATGTACCATTAAAGACACTCAATTCAATTATGTAAAGACAAATAAACAAATGTTAATCGCGCAACAGCAATACTACAATAGCACAATAATGCTTGTTATATTGTTTTGTGAGAACCTTCAAGGCCTGTATTTGAATCTGCCCCTCCTTCATTGGACCCTGGATCTGATaaccatggccaagatctCAGTACGTGGGGCAGCCGAAGTTCAGCCGCTTGCGCCAAGCCATGATCCGATTGCAGTCAATTTCTGCGCACAGCGAAATCCAGCGCGTCATGGAAGCTGTTCCGGCAATCTTATAAATCGACCTTCAATCTGCCCGCTTTGATCTATAATCCTCTCATGGCTACTCCTTAAGATACCCTCAAGCCAGCTTCAAATTACTCCCCCCCAGTTGCTCTTCTCACAATGGCCTGCGAAAGCTGCAGGTCCCAGGCCCGGACGCTGCTTCGGGTCGCAAACCGCACTTCAGTATTATCCCGGTCCTCGGCCGCTGCGAGATCGAATtttctgccgctgctcgGTGCGCCTGTCCAGGTCCAGACACGGCCGCCGTCACGGAGTTTCAGCAGCACGGGCTCCAAGAAGATTCTGGGAATTGGAGGCTCGATTGGAGAGTCGTATCGGGTCATTGGCGCCTCGGAGAGGATATTCAAGGCATGCTCCAAGGCAGCTGATTATCGCATCACCGAGGAGGAGCGCAAGAATGACCAGGTGGAGAGAttggaggatggagaggagaTTGGCCGTTCTCTCGAGGAGGGCAATATCTGGCACAGCAGTATGGCACCACCATCCACCTTGAATCCAAATCCACAATGTGCAAAGAAGCTCTGGCTGACCTCTTTACAACAGCATTCAAGCTCTCTCCTACCTTTAGCACCTGGTCGCACGTCACCATGCTTCACCTCTACCTCATCAACGCCCGCATACGCATGCTCGAGCGCGACGCCTACCgaagctggcagcagcagctcatcgaccacttcttcttcgagtgcgagaagaagatgcacATCGACCACAACATCACCTCCAGCGCTCTCCGACAGCGCTACCTCAAGGACATCTTTGTCCAGTGGCGAGGCCTCCTGCTAGCGTATGACGAGGGCCTCATCAAGGGCGACGCCGTATTAGCGAGCGCCGTGTGGAGGAACCTCTTCAAGGGCGACCCCGAGGTTGACCCACGAGCATTGGTGGCTATTGTTGGATGGATGAGATCGGGCCTTGCATCGCTGGAGGGCGCTTCCGACATGGCAATGCCCAATAGGGCTCTCGAGATCTTGGACAAGCCGGTGGATGTGTTCTGGACGAGACTTGAAGAGCCCTTTAAGAGGGAGCAAGGCAAGGAGAGTGTGGACGAGAGCCAAGAAGCAAAGGCTACCCCAGAActggccaaggctgcttaatcatgaaagaaaagaaggggagaaaaggagTCAAGAAGCatgacgacgatgaccaAGAAAATGGCGATTGAGGAAACCTGTAAAATATGCAAACTGCAAAAAACGGAAGAAAAGTATCAAAATGCGTGTGGAGATATTCGAGACAAACAAGTCCTTTGTACATGTGTATATAATAGTGCTCGGGTGTACGTTACAAGTGTATGATGTACGGGCTGATAGCTGCCGGCAAACGTAGAGGTTCGGCATCCCACCTCTCTGATAGACGTATATAtagatggaaaaggaaaacaaacaaaaaaaaaattctatATTCATACTCTCATGAATCAATCAACCAATCAgtacttcttctcccacatCTGAAACTCGTACTTGATGCCCGCCTCCTCCTGTCCTCcctcctcaatctcctcgccCGTCCACGCCTGCAGCTCCTctctcgacttcttctcccagcccTCGGCCTTGTCCCCCGTCAAATCCAGCGGGAAGACCGTGTCGCACTCAAAATCGGCATCAAGGCTCGTCAGCAGTACACGCTTCGCCGAGGGATGCCTCAGCGCCGCCTCGTAGATCTGCGCCCCTCCCATGACGAAGACGCGGCCGCCACTGCTCGAGTTTGCTTCTGCCGCGTACCGCAGCGCCGCTTCTACGGAAGGCACTCGGACCTCGGCGTCAGCtggaggcggtgatgaaggCGGGTGAGCTGGTGCGGAGCGagtgatgacgatgttgagGCGGTTTTTGAGAGGCCTGAATTTGGGGGGGGATGGAGTCCCAGGTCTTGCGGCccatgatgacggcgttTTGGATGGTCTATGATGCACTGTTtagctttatatattacGCTTATCAAAATCAAGATTTTTAAAATGAAATAGTAGGACGGGTGAAAAAAATGTCATCAAGGCGGCTTTTATGGTGAGcctgatggagatggatttttcttttcttcttcattacCTGTGATGAAGTGGGAACTCGCGTCGTCACACGCGCAAAGTACTGCATTTCCTTCTTGAGGCCTTTCCAGGGCATGGTGCCCTGGAAGCCAATGCCCATGCTGCGGGTGGCAGCGACGATGAGCGTGAGTTCGGGAGTCGTCATGGCGGATGAATGTATGTAGATGGTGAGTGAGTTGAGTGAGTGGATGAAAATTCAGGTGTAAGTCGTTAGGTGCCGGTTTAGCGCAGCTTCACTGTACTGAGCTCGACGTCTGAGGTTTGAATTAAGGAATGCGCAATCATCGAACACTTGAATCACTTAAAACTCAGTCTTGGAATTCCTATTTATGTACATAAAATGCCTGATTAATGCTCCAAGCAAATTACATCCGAGTCGCTATCATTATCCCAATTTCTCGCCGCCAATCTTTCGCTCACAGCTTCGAAGGCGCTAAAACAGCAATGTCTTGGAAAGGAATGCCCAAAAACTTGTAAATGTGGTGGAATCTGGAAATCCGTCAGCAAAAAGAACTTGATCGTTTTTCTTCCTGTTCAATTGATGCACAGCACGATGATTGTTCAAAAGGTCATAAAACTCACCGGTCACTTCCAAAAAATGGTTCTTGCTCTCCCTTTGCATTCGTCACCCAAATCCAAGGCGCTCCAAAGGCCCCCAAATCAACAGCCTTCTTCGTAGAAGCCAAGAGCACATCCTTCATCTGGCCGCGCGACTGCATAATCTTGTCCACCTCTTCTTCAGTAAACAGCTTCTTGCTGTCGCTTTTGCCGGGTTTCTCCGTCGCTCCTTGGAGCACCGCCCGCAGATTCTCTTCCGGAATGAGGTTCACATTCGGGGGCGTCCAAAAGGCCATGAGGAGAGACTCAAAGGCGGCTAGAAAAGTGGCCTGTGGATAGTTGGCCTTGATATAGAGCAAAGCGCGAAGTGGCGAGACGGTGTGGGAGACGGCCATGAGATCCGGAGGGCCCTGGATGTTGAAAAGACCGACCCGATCCGCGGAACGGCGAGAATCATACTTGAGGtacttggccttggtctcgtTTGTCCATGGAGGTTTGTTGCCTAATAATAAACCTGTCAGTATGGGAACGAAAAGGGGAAGATACAGGATCAGCATGAATGAATAGTCGGCCGATATACCTGACAAGTGGTTGAtgccgcccagcagcacgGGAGTGATCCTAATTTGGACGAAAGATGAGTACTTGATCTAGTATGACGAATTCTCTCACGCGAAATGCACCACGTACTCTATATCGACTCCATTGgctgccagcttctctcgATTCTGCGCCAAGTCGGTGAAGGCAATATAGCTGTAATAGGATGCTGCCCTCAAACGTCTCTGATCAGCTTTGGGCTACAACAATGAACGTTGAATGAGATAGGAAGGTAGGTAGACGATATTAAACACCTAGATAGACGACGATACACACTCAAAGCGCAACCCAAGACTCACCGAGATCCAAGTAGCACTCAATCTTGGCACCCATGATTCGATGCTTCAAACCCCTGGTCCGCCTTATAAGCAGCCAGATATTAGCAGGATCGGCTACCccagatttctttttctccggTTTCTTTCGTCACCGAGATCGAAAGCCCGCAGCAGGAAACAAGAGTGTAGATTGCCGCAGCTAGGCGCAGATGGCGTGATATTTATGATGACAAAATCAAGACGAGAGGAGCAAAGTACCTAGGTTAGAGAGTGATGGAAAATAAACACTAGACCTCCCGGGTTCGGCTTAAAATATTACATGGATGCAATGCTTCCGACAAGCTTCATGACTATCGAGTTTAGGTATGGAGTATGCAGTGATTATGCCTAGGTTGGGAAAATAACGTACAGATTCCAGCGGCAAACATTACAGGGCTCTCCCCTCAGTCCCATCCCCCTAACTCTCCATGATTTCAGACAAAATAGGCGCTACAATCCGCCAAAAATCCACTATGCCTATACCGCACAGCTCGCTATAAGCTTGCGGTCTTTTGCGGGCTTACAGACGCCCCCAGGCGCCGATTCTTCAGACAAAAGCGCGAAACATCAGCGGGCCGAGGTATCGATTGTCCGTTTTTACGTGTTCAGTAATCAAAAAATGGTCCACCCGGGGAAGCATCCACGCTCCACATCTCGGCAGCTtcccactgctgctggactCGCGATCCATGGGCGGATTTGATAAAAGTTGGAGAcggatggcgatggggggAGATGACATGTGCTTTGGCGTTTTGAAGTTGCAGAGTCATCAATCAGCTTTATAAGCCTGGTCATCCTTGAGCCTCTCTGTCTTCTCATTCGTGACAACATACAACGGCCCAATCGAATTCAACTTGTTTTATTAAGCATAAGCCCAGTCctcttcaacatcatcaccagcatcatccaCAGTAGccttttcatcctcttcatcaattATACGTGAATCTCTCTCATAAAAATGGCCAGCCAAAAGCCCGTAGCCCTCGTCGTGGGAGCTTCTCGCGGCATCGGCCGCCAAGTCGCCATCGATCTGGCCAAGAACGGCTACGCAGGTGAAGACTATCCATTAATTCACAGCTATTCTCTACAATTACACATAAAATATACATATAATCAACTCGTGATAAAACTCCTTTACTCACACATCCCGTCTCCcagtcgtcgtcgccgcaaAGTCCATCACAGACCCCTCCAAACTCACCGACAAGACGCCCAACCCAAAGACCAGCGACTCAACCGTCACCACCGTCGCCCGCGAAATCACCTCggccggcggcgatgccaCGCCCATCCAGGTCGACGTGCGATCCGAGGAGAGTGTGAATGCCCTCGTCGCGCAGACCATTGCCGTAAGCACACCTCACCTACTAATAACTCTTTCCAGTGAATAAAAAAACTGACACTCACCCAGAAATACGGCCGCCTCGACGTCGTCGTCTACAACTCCGGCGCCATCTGGTGGGCCTCCGTCGCAAACACGCCCCTCAAGCGCTTCCAGCTCATGCAGCGCGTCAACCCAGAGGGCCTCTACGCCGTCGTCCAGGCCGCTCTACCGCATCTCCGCCGTTCtggcaatggcggcggccgcatcgtcgtcgtcagccCGCCCATCTACAGCCGCTTCTTCCGCGGCAAGACCGCCTACGCCATGGGCAAGGTCGGCATGAGCGTCCTGACAAAGGGCCTGGCCATTGACTTTGAGCGCGAGGGGCTCAAGGATATGGCCATTACCAGCATCTGGCCCGCAGTGGTGAGTTTGCATATACCTCTATAcctatatacctatatatgtGACAATACACACACATCATATAATCGACTGTAACACGGCTAACACACCCATCATCCAGGCCATCGAATCCGCCGCCACCGAGCAATTCACCAAGAAAAACCCCGGTGAGGAAAAGGACCTCCGCAAACCCACAATCTTCTCCGacgccatcctcgccatcctGCGCTCCCCCGCCGCAAAAGTCAACGGCGAGCTGGTTCTCGACGAGGACTTCCTCCGCGAGCACGGCGGCGTCTCCGACTTTTCAAAGTACAGCGTCGTTCCGGGCTCGAGCCCTCGCCGCATCATGCCCGCGAAGCTGCCCGACCTGACTGTTGCCGAGCAGGCAGACGAGGGGAAGAGGGTGGATAGCGCTACTAAATCTAAATTGtaatactatagtaatttCATTTGTTCCTTCGATTGTTCGTAAGCCTGGATAGGATGGAATACTCAGAAGAATCCTCTCAATTGCATACTGTGCTTGGACAGGACCACGACTTTAGTAATGGGTTGCAAACACTGAGACGGTCAGCGTGGCGAGAAAAGTACGAATAAAGTACTCCTACCGCCGTTGTATCATAAATATATGCATCTAAATCAATCGAAATGGACACCACCACACTCGTAAACACTTCACCAACAGTACACTATAAATCGAAGCTGCAAGGAAAGGCTCCAGCCCATGCCATTACAACTCACAATCATTGTTCATTGAAATAATATATCCATAAGGGTGTACATCTAGTTCCTCACAGTAATCTCTCTCTGGCCTATCTCAAaatagaaaaggaaaagaaaagcggAAATACAAAGAGGTCAATACATAGTTCCTTTAAactcccaaaaaaaaaacattagGCACATTATATAAGGCCACTCCTTTTAGTCAGCGCCGGCTCCGCGGTCAATATCAAAAGCCCACCGGTCACTTCACGTACTttctacttctttttttctcatacacaaaaaaaaggtgggGTGGggagaggggaaaagaaaacagacaAAGAaagtataagaaaaagagactTCCTCAAGAAGAGGGGgccaggagagagaagaagaagaaaaacaagcgCTTTGCCATCCCGATCCATTATCCATAATCAATCTTACAAATTTTCTTTCGGCGAAACATACTCGCTCACTCCGCTGCTGAAAGTGTCCATTGTCACTCTGGTACCAGTGCTGCCACTGCGGCCACTGCGAGGAGACAAAAGTGTTGATTTGAGGTTCTCGCTCTCCGCGGTATGTTGATCCTATGCGTCCATGTAATCCCGCTGCTGGCTCAGCGGACCCACGCCTTGCGTACTTTCGATATCGCTAATCGTCTGGTTGAATACCGACGTCACGTCCCAGAGCACCTTCAACCGATTCCATTCATGTCGGCTTCGCCAcatctcatccatcatctctcgGTTGATTTGTTCAAGCTGTTCAATGGTGCAGCCCGAGGTGACGTCCGTCATTCGATGCAAAaagctctccagctgctcttTTACCGATAGAGGCTGGGAAGCCTGGGAAGCTTGCTGGCCAGAGTTGCGGGACGATGAGTGTTGCTCCTCCGGGCTTCCATCGTGAGAGGGCAAGCTAATCACTGATTTCGTACCCACTGGGCTCTGATGTCTGTGTGAGCGGGGAGATGGCCGATCTATGAGCAGAGGGGGAGAACTGTCGACATGCTGCTGTGCTCGAAGTTGTGTGGACTGCCAAATGTCCTCGTTGGACGATAAAAGACTATTGTTCTGCCCAATGGGTAGTGTGTCGGGGATATCAGTCTGTTCGTTTGGTTCAACCGGGCGGTTTTCATCGTGGTTACCATTTGTGTtttggctctggctccaGTTGGATGAGCGATGGGTTGACAGATCCGATGTCTTCGTCGTGGAGGCTTCGTTAATCACAGCAGACGGCGACATGCCAGGAGGCAGAGCAGTAACCACGGATCGTTGGGATACTTGCGTCCCTCCCAGGTTTCTCGAAGACGCGTCTTGCGACTTCGGCGGCGGGCCCATGGGAGACGTCATCTGTTGTAGGGACTGAGATTGGGATGCCATTTGGGTAGTATCGTCATCGGTCCCACTCATTTGTACATCACCCTCTTTAAGCGGGTTGGAGGTAGAGGTGCCATTGCTCAGCTGATGctcgtcttggccagcttcgcCATGTCCATTGGACAAGGGGCTTCGTATTATTTGGAACCGAGCCGTCGTACGAGCTCCCGGCACCGTCTCTCCAAGTGTAAGAGGGCCTTGTGAATCGCTGTCGTTGCCTCCGCCGAGGTCTGACTGAACCCTCTCCAACACAGACTGCATCGCTATTCGCTTCCGCGCTTTCGCGGCTGCTTCCTTAGCtcggtgctgctggcgctggtagAGCGCTTCCCAGTCAATATGGCCAGTGCTGTTTTCGATGCTGGCTACATCGACCTCGACGTTACTGAGCAGCTCATTGGCCTTGAGAGTGCGCTCCTTGTCACCGATATTCTTGGCATCTCTTGCCAAAGACTTGATATCAAACAGAAAGTCTTTGGGGCGAGCGTAGAATCCGTTTGACAAGCGCTCTTCGATCGTCGTGGTTTCGAGATTGTAATAGTACTTTCCGGATTCAGCGTGCATAAGCACTTCATTGCCATATTTATCCTTGGTAATCTCAAAGGGCCTAATCTCCCCCTCTGCAAGATCCGGCCGTACATAATTCGGGTCCGCCTCCAGGAAGAGGTAATCAATTTGGTTTTGTTGAATGACTGGCTGTCTGAACTTTTTATATCTACGGTTGATCTGATCCATAATGGGCTGCAGCTGAATCTTGAGAGCATTGAGGAGCTGGtggtctctcttcttctgggcctTCATCTCGTCTTTGGTGGGCGGCCTGGGCGTCGCTTGAGGAGCCACCGGGAGCTCCTCGAGAACTCTCTTCTTGCGGTTTTCCAGGTCCGGAAATTCGTGAGGGTTCAGCTTCACATAATCCAGTGTTTTCGCAAAATATTCCATGCGATTGGCCTACATATTGTTAGCGTCTCTCAATCACACCAAAAAAGTCCTCGTAGCATTGCGCGCCCTCTTACCTTTTCAGGCCTCTGAATCTCCATCTGGTTTTTACTAGAGTAGCCGAAAAAGTCCTGAATCAATTCCCGCGGAAGCCACTTCTTTTCGCAATCCGCAGTAGCAAAGAGAAGTATAGGGTCTGTGGGGGGGATGGATTTCAACATCATACGGAAGGTAACGAGTGCCATCGTTCCAGTCAGTGCCGAGTACCAGGTGTCGATGTTTGGTATGTAGATGACACTAGGTTTATGGCGCCTCACTTCGGTGAAAAGGCCAACAATTACTTGCTCCATTGGCTATTATATCAGTTAGCAAATTGTAAATATTCTGTGAGTGGATTTGTGTCAGGGAGGCACTAAACCACTTACTCGTACGTCACTAAGCAGGCTGGGGAGATCAAAGTTTTGAACGTGGACTCCCTCAAAGTAATGGAGGATTGCAGATGAAATGTAACCTTGACCCATCCCATGGGCACCGGAGATGAGGAATCTGGGCCGGAAGACTCGAGAGCGTTCAAACTCTTGGCTCAGGGCCTCACGGCCGAATCCATGATCCTTGTCTTCGTACTGCTCGTACATGGCTTCTTCCAATGCAgtcgtcttctttttacgGGGCAACAGCCGATCAAGTGCCCGCTTAGCTTCGTCAAACTGATCACGCAGAAGAGGCCTAATAGAGGCTGGGAGTGGGCGTGCTCCAGATGTCGCAGACCGCTCCGACGAAGGtatcatcttcttgattgAAATCATGAAATCAGAAGCATGAACCGAAATCTTGGCCGGATCAAcaagcagcttctctttggaTGAGTAAATCTGTGGGTAGGTTCGCTGGATAGCATTCAGAGATGCCTCGGTGCAGAGGGCCCTCAGGTCAGCACCACCATAGCCCTTTGTGTTCTCTGCTAGTGACTGCATGAAATCATTCGACAGGCCCCAATCTTGCGTGTGGATGTTAAGGATGGATCGACGCCCTTCAATATCAGGTAAAGGAAAGTAGAATTCTCTATCAAATCGGCCAGGTCGTCGAAGGGCAGGGTCAATGTTGTCTGGCCGATTGGTGGCGCCAATGACAATGACCTGTCCACGTCCGTCCATGCCGTCCATCAAAGCCAATAGCGTCGAGACAATGGAGGCGTGAATCTGTTCTTGTTTGCTCGATCTGACGGGCGCCAATCCatcaatctcgtcaaagaagatgatgctagGCTGGGTCTTTCTCGCCTCTTCAAAAAGCAAGCGAAGCTGCTTTTCAGCCTCACCAACCCACTTGCTGAGGGCATCAGCACCTTTACGCATGTAAAAAGATATCTTTTTTCCTCCAGAACCGACCGAGTTGGCAAGGGCACGAGCAAGCAAGGTTTTACCGGTTCCCGGTGGACCATGGAACAGCACTCCGCGAGGCGGCGTGACATGGAATCTCGTAAAGAGCTCAGGATACAGCAAAGGAAGCTGAACCATCTCCTTGAGCTGATCGATATGGCCTTGCAAGCCACCAACTTTGCTAAAGTCCACATTCAAATCCACGCCCAGAGGATCGGCATCAGCCAGTGCCTTGCGgtccttgatcttgccaaCGTTGGGAGTGGCGCCCATGCCGTCAACACCCAGCCCCTGGCCGCCAGAGACAAGGCCGCCAGCGGGAGCGGCAGATGTCGGTGTCATGCCTACATTTCCGGCAGCATTGGATCGAtgcatcatctcatcatcactgCTATCGGAGTCCGCACCACCAGCGGCACCAGTACCCCATGGGCCGGCCAGCAACGATCCgacctcgccgccgccaccaaagGGGCCGTATGTAGTGTTTAGATTCCTATCCCAGCCGGCGCTGGCGCCACCTCGCCGGCGATTGCGAGCGGGCGTGGGAGCAGGATCCTctgcctcatcttcaatgtTGACAGCGGTTAAGGGAGGCATGTAGTAGTTGACCGGGCGTCGCGGTCGGCGGGAACTTTCTTGGTACATAATGGGAGATTCTGTCCGGGCCTTGTGTGGCTTCGCTGACCGTCTAAGCTCACGAGCTTCTTCGTTGAGTTCGTCCATGTCAAAATCAGGTTCGTCGTCAGCAGAAGAGTTTCTACGGCGGGAGGTCCGGCCTCTGGACCGAGTCTTCCTTCCACGGGGAGTTGGACTCTCCATAACATCGTTCTTTCTGCGCCGCTCCTTATCAGAGGCTTCAGCATCTTCGGAATCATCACCTGGCTCAAAGTCACTACTATGCTCTTGAGTAGATTTCTTGGAGCCCCTCGTCAGTCGGCCAGACCGACGGATGCCACTAGCTTCCG encodes:
- a CDS encoding uncharacterized protein (BUSCO:EOG092D2U5N), whose amino-acid sequence is MACESCRSQARTLLRVANRTSVLSRSSAAARSNFLPLLGAPVQVQTRPPSRSFSSTGSKKILGIGGSIGESYRVIGASERIFKACSKAADYRITEEERKNDQVERLEDGEEIGRSLEEGNIWHSTFKLSPTFSTWSHVTMLHLYLINARIRMLERDAYRSWQQQLIDHFFFECEKKMHIDHNITSSALRQRYLKDIFVQWRGLLLAYDEGLIKGDAVLASAVWRNLFKGDPEVDPRALVAIVGWMRSGLASLEGASDMAMPNRALEILDKPVDVFWTRLEEPFKREQGKESVDESQEAKATPELAKAA
- a CDS encoding uncharacterized protein (EggNog:ENOG41), whose amino-acid sequence is MGAKIECYLDLASYYSYIAFTDLAQNREKLAANGVDIEITPVLLGGINHLSGNKPPWTNETKAKYLKYDSRRSADRVGLFNIQGPPDLMAVSHTVSPLRALLYIKANYPQATFLAAFESLLMAFWTPPNVNLIPEENLRAVLQGATEKPGKSDSKKLFTEEEVDKIMQSRGQMKDVLLASTKKAVDLGAFGAPWIWVTNAKGEQEPFFGSDRFHHIYKFLGIPFQDIAVLAPSKL
- a CDS encoding uncharacterized protein (EggNog:ENOG41); this translates as MASQKPVALVVGASRGIGRQVAIDLAKNGYAVVVAAKSITDPSKLTDKTPNPKTSDSTVTTVAREITSAGGDATPIQVDVRSEESVNALVAQTIAKYGRLDVVVYNSGAIWWASVANTPLKRFQLMQRVNPEGLYAVVQAALPHLRRSGNGGGRIVVVSPPIYSRFFRGKTAYAMGKVGMSVLTKGLAIDFEREGLKDMAITSIWPAVAIESAATEQFTKKNPGEEKDLRKPTIFSDAILAILRSPAAKVNGELVLDEDFLREHGGVSDFSKYSVVPGSSPRRIMPAKLPDLTVAEQADEGKRVDSATKSKL